Proteins co-encoded in one Candidatus Bealeia paramacronuclearis genomic window:
- the tig gene encoding trigger factor, translated as MDIKLTLTDGLKREFSIIVPAQEVSGKIDAVLKEIGKKVKIAGFRPGKVPLPILKKNYLGKAFEDTIEHFANDATRKIVDEHKIQPAITPKYDIKSAEPEKDLAFEIKIEILPEIDEAKIEGLKFEKLSPEVEKELIEEAVKKLSEAQPPLKAIEKDRKVKKGDFLIVDIETENLKTHKLEKAERLLVKVDENDMGGFEMKLVGAEKGQTLNIEHNFPADHPIPEFAGKLIPFSITVHEIQEADEKGLNDDWAKNRGFETLDKLKTAIEGRLVEEAAFLAYQRVKRHVLDALAEAHTFDIPPTMVDMEFDVIWHQLMHELNVDCGHHEHANHNHEVEYKTVEEASGLKEEDLKKQYRDIAERRVRLGLLLADIGRKNNVTVPREALSRAVMEKARQYPGQEKQVFDYYTKNERAMASLRAPLFEDKVIEFILSKADVKEIKKPTKEVIELCTKELDNDDSVKKAKPKASEKPKKETKK; from the coding sequence ATGGATATCAAGTTAACACTGACAGATGGTTTAAAACGCGAATTCAGCATCATTGTGCCGGCTCAAGAAGTCTCTGGCAAAATTGATGCGGTTCTTAAAGAAATTGGAAAGAAGGTCAAAATCGCAGGATTTCGTCCTGGGAAGGTCCCACTTCCTATTTTAAAGAAAAATTATCTAGGCAAAGCCTTTGAGGATACCATTGAGCATTTCGCCAATGATGCTACCCGTAAAATTGTGGACGAACACAAGATTCAACCCGCAATCACCCCCAAGTATGACATCAAGTCTGCTGAACCTGAAAAAGATTTGGCATTTGAAATTAAAATTGAAATTTTGCCTGAAATTGATGAGGCTAAAATTGAGGGACTCAAATTTGAGAAGCTTTCTCCCGAAGTGGAAAAAGAACTCATTGAAGAAGCTGTGAAAAAGCTATCAGAGGCTCAACCTCCCCTTAAGGCTATTGAAAAAGATCGCAAAGTTAAAAAAGGCGACTTCTTAATTGTGGATATTGAGACTGAAAATCTCAAAACTCACAAACTGGAAAAAGCCGAGCGCTTACTTGTAAAAGTTGACGAAAATGATATGGGTGGCTTTGAGATGAAGCTCGTGGGAGCAGAAAAAGGTCAGACGCTTAATATCGAACATAACTTTCCCGCGGATCATCCTATCCCAGAGTTTGCAGGAAAACTCATCCCTTTCTCCATTACAGTCCATGAAATTCAAGAAGCGGATGAAAAAGGGCTGAATGACGATTGGGCAAAAAATCGCGGATTTGAAACACTTGATAAACTTAAAACAGCCATTGAAGGCCGTCTGGTCGAAGAAGCTGCTTTCTTGGCGTATCAACGCGTAAAACGCCATGTTTTGGACGCTTTGGCAGAAGCACACACCTTTGACATCCCCCCTACGATGGTGGACATGGAATTCGATGTAATTTGGCATCAACTCATGCATGAATTGAATGTGGATTGTGGTCATCATGAACACGCCAATCACAATCATGAAGTTGAGTATAAGACTGTTGAAGAAGCCTCAGGCCTTAAGGAAGAAGATCTCAAAAAACAATATCGTGATATAGCTGAGCGTCGCGTACGTTTGGGCCTTCTTTTGGCAGACATTGGAAGGAAAAACAATGTCACCGTACCGCGGGAAGCTTTATCACGTGCTGTCATGGAAAAAGCCCGTCAATATCCCGGTCAAGAAAAGCAAGTCTTCGATTATTATACGAAGAACGAGAGGGCAATGGCCTCTTTGCGTGCCCCTTTGTTTGAAGATAAAGTGATTGAATTCATTCTTTCCAAAGCGGATGTGAAGGAAATCAAAAAACCTACAAAAGAAGTGATTGAACTTTGCACAAAAGAATTAGACAATGATGATTCTGTTAAAAAAGCAAAACCGAAAGCTTCGGAAAAACCTAAAAAAGAAACAAAGAAATAA